The Lycium ferocissimum isolate CSIRO_LF1 unplaced genomic scaffold, AGI_CSIRO_Lferr_CH_V1 ctg2594, whole genome shotgun sequence genomic sequence TAACTATGTTAGAGTGATGGAAATCCCCACACCCCTGGAAGaatggaatttgacatttttatttactattactactatcggtattatattattatttttcctatttttgggtatgagaagaaagaagaattgcAAGAAGTGTGAGAAAGGGATGTTAGAAGGTGCAAAATCAATAGGTGCAGGAGCTGCTACAATTGCTTCAGCGGGAGCTGCTATCGGTATTGGAAACGTCTTCAGTTCTTTGATCCATTCTGTGGCGCGAAATCCATCATTGGCTAAACAATCATTTGGTTATGCCAATGATGGCCTTTTTGATCTTATTCGTATTCTGATCGAAGAAAGAAGGTTTCATTCAGTCTCATAAAGCAAGCACCTCTTTCACATAAGAAAGTGGAGGCAGGCTTGGATACGATCTAAAATGATTCCACATGAAAGAGGACCGGGCAATCGCCCTCTTGAGTAATGGGAAGCGGGCTAGTTCCCGAAAATGCCCGTTAATCAAGCAAGTTGGGGACAAAATTTGCCTTATAATCAAATAAGGCTTCAGCGTTGTAACAAGCCTTCTGAGCCAGGATCAAACTCCTCCTTTTGAAAGAGTTCCACCGCCCGCC encodes the following:
- the LOC132043601 gene encoding ATP synthase subunit 9, mitochondrial, which produces MLEGAKSIGAGAATIASAGAAIGIGNVFSSLIHSVARNPSLAKQSFGYANDGLFDLIRILIEERRFHSVS